One Salarias fasciatus chromosome 22, fSalaFa1.1, whole genome shotgun sequence DNA segment encodes these proteins:
- the LOC115409764 gene encoding sodium-dependent neutral amino acid transporter B(0)AT3-like, with product MGEKTDSGVEERPKWDNKIQYLLTCIGFAVGLGNVWRFPYLCQIHGGGAFLIPYLIALVFEGLPLLYLELAIGQRLRKGSIGVWTAISPLLGGVGIGSMIVSFLVGVFYNTILAWVLWYFFHSFQDPLPWSQCPLNANRTSLNEECQKSTSVNYFWYRETLNITSDIEISDSLQWWMVVCLASAWCIVYICFIRGIESVGKAVYVTATFPYLVLTIFLIRALTLPGATDGLAFLFTPEWEILKDPQVWLDAATQIFFSLSVAFGGLIAFSSYNDEKNNCERDAVLVGVINSATSLYASIPIFAILGFKATSGYNLCLEQNIQLLTNHFDIADQNMTIENYQQWYDHLNQTQPAEVAGLGLQECDFQTFLKQSASGTGLAFIVFTQAVVEMPGSQVWAVLFFIMLFSLGLSSMFGNLQGILTPLSDLNMIPKWIPNEAVTGLICLVSFAVSLIFTMGSGNYWVEVFNGYVGSVPLLIIAFFEITGVIYGRGMKTFSDDIYHMTGRRPNIYWKACWMVISPLLLLVVLIAYVVLQAQIRPSYPAWNPDFESFPKTEKKFYPDWVFAIIVLLCVVPVISIPLVAVYQLICRRRKSSSRAALNPYSNEAFESETQLEDIQKD from the exons ATGGGGGAGAAAACTGACTCTGGAGTAGAGGAGAGACCTAAGTGGGATAACAAGATTCAGTACCTGCTGACATGTATTGGCTTCGCAGTGGGACTTGGAAATGTGTGGAGGTTTCCCTATTTATGCCAAATCCatggaggag gcgCTTTCCTCATCCCCTACCTGATAGCGCTGGTGTTTGAGGGTCTCCCGCTGCTTTATCTCGAGCTGGCGATAGGTCAGCGGCTTCGCAAGGGCAGCATCGGCGTCTGGACCGCCATCTCTCCATTGCTGGGAGGAGTTG GCATTGGCTCCATGATCGTGTCTTTCCTGGTGGGCGTCTTCTACAACACCATCCTGGCCTGGGTGCTCTGGTACTTCTTCCACTCTTTCCAAGACCCGCTGCCGTGGAGCCAGTGTCCACTCAACGCCAACCGAACAA GTTTGAACGAGGAGTGTCAAAAGAGCACATCAGTGAACTACTTCTGGTACCGCGAGACCTTGAACATCACGTCCGACATTGAAATCAGCGACTCGTTGCAGTGGTGGATGGTCGTCTGTCTGGCCAGCGCCTGGTGTATCGTCTATATCTGCTTCATCAGAGGCATCGAATCAGTAGGAAAG GCTGTGTATGTGACGGCCACCTTTCCATACCTGGTGCTGACGATATTCCTGATCCGTGCGCTCACTCTGCCTGGAGCGACTGATGGACTGGCgttcctcttcactccagaa TGGGAGATATTGAAGGACCCACAGGTGTGGCTGGACGCTGCcacacagattttcttctctctttctgtggcATTTGGAGGACTTATAGCCTTTTCAAGCTACAATGATGAGAA GAACAACTGTGAGAGAGATGCCGTTCTTGTGGGAGTAATAAATAGCGCCACATCTCTGTATGCCTCCATTCCTATTTTTGCCATCCTGGGATTTAAGGCCACCAGCGGCTACAACCTCTGTCTGGAACA GAACATCCAGCTTCTAACAAACCACTTTGACATCGCAGATCAGAACATGACAATAGAAAACTACCAGCAGTGGTATGATCATCTCAATCAAACACAGCCAGCAGAAGTTGCTGGTTTGGGACTGCAGGAGTGCGACTTCCAAACATTTCTTAAGCAG AGTGCATCAGGCACTGGCCTGGCTTTCATTGTGTTCACCCAGGCGGTGGTAGAAATGCCAGGCTCACAGGTTTGGGCCGTGCTGTTCTTCATCATGCTCTTCAGCCTGGGGCTCTCCTCCATGTTTGGAAACTTACAGGGTATACTCACGCCTCTTAGTGACCTGAATATGATTCCCAAATGGATCCCAAACGAGGCTGTAACAG ggcTCATCTGCTTGGTATCATTTGCGGTTTCACTCATCTTCACCATGGGTTCAGGGAACTACTGGGTGGAGGTCTTTAATGGCTATGTGGGCTCAGTGCCTCTGCTCATCATTGCATTTTTTGAAATCACCGGCGTCATATATGGCCGTGGGATGAAAAC TTTCAGTGACGACATCTATCACATGACTGGACGGCGACCAAACATTTACTGGAAGGCGTGCTGGATGGTGATCAGTCCTTTACTTCTCCTGGTGGTGCTAATAGCCTATGTGGTCTTGCAAGCACAGATACGACCTTCCTATCCTGCATGGAACCCAGATTTT GAATCCTTCCCTAAAACTGAAAAGAAGTTCTATCCAGACTGGGTGTTTGCCATCATCGTCCTCCTCTGCGTCGTGCCTGTGATCTCCATCCCTCTGGTGGCCGTCTACCAACTGATTTGTCGACGCAGAAAATCATCCTCTAGGGCAGCCTTGAACCCCTACAGCAACGAAGCCTTTGAGAGCGAAACGCAGCTCGAGGACATTCAGAAGGACTGA
- the sync gene encoding syncoilin, protein MDELLKSCEELTGIPFGSQYSESHIETGLRGSGHGRGGGDVTMGSCRETRSSPPAYLSTSYMDTNMARARREEQLTRGQSHSASTNVSRCRVTRGSARQAEMPLTAAGNKLSESMVEYEGQLMGMLAMLENCMEEAGMDFEPQDSVPDSTQEYVHINKNKNLYRGTTLTPSKHERPAELETQPMQLDSSQQVEEDEVSEDLGDRGTNGSQLNLLPSCDNMGGFSQEGLQRTDHFNTDAEGLALEISFTGPTTPSEETNTAQVFKKGADTKRDITETERDDTEVPDEKRHKLKMDTDTGSDLDELAAVGSQMEECIEEVQLLEKRRKELLAEVLHLRGDQEEPEATGGEEETEEQIDSKVLELMDVLKMEKEGRREERKKEMAILKEEKAEEERRTWKVNLERQGLQDELRKLKRRLFAVARDCAHNQAALNKHRREVELLRREEEKLNSAVLQLTEEGCQLRSAQKQQLSDLQAKLQAQRSSQTSNTQDELTECRRHSCGDIEQYVQGGLKSLEDRYEPILLALLKRREAAEASLAKAKEQAQELRAQLTPLREEMQKLQLQRACLEEKLKLIHMQRREDVGQYKETVYYLEESSRELRTELQIQKKKTQEIAELKDSLSKQLQLYRAVIKDHNKPEHEEKT, encoded by the exons ATGGATGAGTTACTGAAGAGCTGCGAGGAGCTCACCGGCATCCCCTTTGGCTCTCAGTACTCTGAGAGTCACATCGAGACAGGTCTGAGAGGATCGGGTCATGGTCGGGGTGGAGGGGACGTTACGATGGGAAGCTGTAGAGAAACGCGCAGCTCTCCGCCGGCGTATCTGTCCACCAGCTACATGGACACAAACATGGCGAGGGCTAGAAGAGAAGAGCAGCTGACCCGAGGCCAGTCGCATAGCGCGAGTACCAACGTCAGCAGGTGCAGAGTGACCAGAGGAAGCGCTCGCCAGGCCGAGATGCCTCTCACCGCGGCGGGGAACAAACTGAGCGAGAGCATGGTGGAGTACGAGGGCCAGCTGATGGGGATGTTGGCCATGCTGGAGAACTGCATGGAGGAGGCCGGCATGGACTTTGAGCCCCAAGACTCGGTTCCAGATTCAACCCAAGAATACGTGCACATCAATAAGAATAAGAATCTTTATCGGGGCACAACGCTGACGCCCAGTAAGCACGAGAGGCCGGCGGAGCTGGAGACGCAGCCGATGCAATTAGACTCCAGCCAGCaagtggaggaagatgaagtTTCCGAGGACCTTGGCGATAGAGGAACAAATGGAAGCCAGTTAAATCTTCTGCCCAGCTGTGACAACATGGGAGGCTTCTCACAGGAAGGACTGCAAAGAACAGATCACTTCAACACGGATGCGGAGGGTTTGGCCCTGGAGATCAGCTTCACGGGGCCGACAACCCCGTCAGAGGAGACCAACACGGCGCAGGTGTTCAAAAAAGGCGCAGACACAAAGAGAGACATCACCGAGACGGAGAGAGACGACACTGAAGTACCCGACGAAAAGAGACACAAACTCAAGATGGACACTGACACCGGATCGGACCTGGATGAGTTGGCTGCAGTGGGGTCCCAGATGGAGGAGTGCATAGAGGAGGTGCAGCTGttagaaaagaggaggaaggagctccTGGCGGAGGTGCTCCATCTGAGAGGAGACCAAGAGGAGCCGGAAGCGACgggcggagaggaggagacggaggagcagATCGACAGCAAGGTGTTGGAGCTCATGGATGTCCTCAAGATGGAGAAGGAAGggagaagggaggagaggaaaaaggagaTGGCGATCCTCAAGGAGGagaaggcggaggaggagaggaggacgtgGAAGGTGAATCTGGAGAGGCAGGGGCTGCAGGACGAGCTCCGGAAGCTCAAGAGGAGGCTGTTCGCAGTCGCCCGGGACTGTGCCCACAATCAGGCCGCCCTGAACAAACACCGCCgcgaggtggagctgctgagaaGAGAGGAG GAGAAGCTGAACTCGGCGGTGCtccagctgacggaggagggaTGCCAGCTCAGGTCAgcgcagaaacagcagctgtcgGACCTTCAGGCGAAGCTTCAGGCCCAGAGATCCAGCCAGACGTCCAACACTCAGGACGAGCTGACCGAGTGCAGGAGGCATTCCTGTGGGGACATCGAGCAGTATGTGCAGGGCGGGCTGAAGTCCCTGGAGGACAG atATGAACCAATTCTGCTGGCTTtgctgaagaggagggaggcagcTGAGGCGTCTCTGGCCAAAGCCAAAGAACAGGCACAGGAGCTGCGCGCCCAGCTGACCCCCCTCAGAGAGGAGatgcagaaactgcagctccagaggGCTTGTCTGGAGGAAAAACTCAAACTGATTCACATGCAAAGAAGAGAAGACGTGGGGCAGTATAAG GAAACCGTTTACTACCtagaggagagcagcagagagctgagaACCGAGTTACagattcagaagaagaaaactcagGAGATCGCGGAGCTGAAGGACAGCCTTTccaagcagctgcagctttaCAG GGCTGTGATCAAGGACCATAACAAGCCTGAGCATGAGGAGAAAACATGA
- the rbbp4 gene encoding histone-binding protein RBBP4: protein MADKEAGAFDDAVEERVINEEYKIWKKNTPFLYDLVMTHALEWPSLTAQWLPDVSRPEGKDFSVHRLVLGTHTSDEQNHLVIATVQLPNDDAQLEASQYDSDKGEFGGFGSVTGKIEIEIKINHEGEVNRARYMPQNPCIIATKTPTSDVLVFDYTKHPSKPDVSGECHPDLRLRGHQKEGYGLSWNPNLSGCLLSASDDHTICLWDISAVPKEGRIVDAKTIFTGHTAVVEDVSWHLLHESLFGSVADDQKLMIWDTRSNNTSKPSHAVDAHTAEVNCLSFNPYSEFILATGSADKTVALWDLRNLKLKLHSFESHKDEIFQVQWSPHNETILASSGTDRRLNVWDLSKIGEEQSPEDAEDGPPELLFIHGGHTAKISDFSWNPNEPWIICSVSEDNIMQVWQMAENIYNDEDPEGSTDPEATA, encoded by the exons ATGGCGGACAAGGAAG CCGGTGCGTTTGATGATGCTGTGGAGGAGAGGGTGATCAATGAGGAGTACAAgatctggaagaaaaacactcctTTTCTCTACGATCTGGTGATGACCCACGCTTTGGAGTGGCCCAGCCTCACTGCCCAGTGGCTGCCAGATGTCTCCAG GCCAGAGGGAAAGGATTTCAGCGTGCACCGGCTGGTGCTGGGAACACACACCTCTGATGAGCAGAATCACCTGGTTATTGCTACTGTCCAGCTGCCCAACGATGACGCCCAGCTGGAAGCGTCTCAATACGACAGTGATAAAGGAG AATTTGGTGGATTTGGCTCAGTAACTGGCAAGATTGAGATCGAAATCAAGATCAATCACGAAGGAGAAGTAAACCGTGCTCGCTACATGCCTCAGAACCCATGTATCATTGCCACAAAGACCCCCACCTCGGACGTGCTGGTGTTCGACTACACCAAACATCCTTCCAAGCCGG atgtttctggagaGTGTCACCCTGACCTGCGGCTCAGAGGCCATCAGAAAGAAGGCTACGGCCTCTCATGGAATCCAAATCTTTCCGGTTGTCTCCTCAGTGCATCTGATGATCAT ACGATCTGTCTGTGGGACATCAGTGCCGTGCCCAAGGAGGGGAGGATCGTGGATGCCAAGACGATCTTCACGGGTCATACCGCTGTGGTGGAAGATGTTTCCTGGCACCTGCTTCACGAGTCGCTGTTTGGATCTGTGGCAGATGACCAGAAGCTCATGAT ATGGGACACTCGTTCCAACAACACCTCCAAACCCAGCCATGCAGTAGatgcacacactgcagaggtCAACTGTTTGTCATTTAACCCCTATAGTGAGTTCATCCTGGCCACTGGCTCAGCAGACAAG ACTGTGGCTCTTTGGGACTTGAGAAAcctgaaactgaagctgcatTCCTTTGAGTCGCACAAGGACGAGATCTTCCAG GTTCAGTGGTCGCCTCATAATGAGACCATTTTGGCATCAAGTGGGACGGATCGTCGCCTCAACGTCTGGGACCTCAG TAAAATTGGAGAGGAGCAGTCGCCAGAAGATGCAGAGGATGGTCCGCCTGAGCTGCTG TTTATTCACGGAGGCCACACGGCAAAGATCTCTGACTTCTCCTGGAACCCGAACGAGCCCTGGATCATCTGCTCCGTGTCCGAGGACAACATCATGCAAGTTTGGCAAATG GCTGAAAACATCTATAACGATGAAGATCCCGAAGGCTCCACGGATCCCGAAGCCACGGCgtaa
- the tert gene encoding telomerase reverse transcriptase: MSSSDFSAVLDILRVLYQHVQTLEEFADGIVFREGRRAALVEPSDTSRFKTFVRSVFVCFDKELQQTPSCNQISTLPELLAFVVNNLKRKKKRNVLAHGYHFLSLAQEDRDADTFKFQGDVTQSAAYIHGSDLWKRITIRLGTDITRYLLESCSVFVAVPPSCAFQVCGGPVHDRVSITTTPSGFCLQSKYRRHITMHRGLTTSKKGNTVENRVESRKKRRAAARIEKKKRKREADQSDEATSRKRRRVSYGKHGVEIQQEETQTKSACSTPSIKPVETSAVSFKPSVEAAAAAAAQHVVEGGPSWRSGIFPPLPPSHCFIRTLGLLYGGRGLRGFLLNRKKKTADGTARLQGKDLIRIVFFEGLAYLNGLQRKPKKPPRRFFNMIPLFNQLLKWHKMCPYSKILQRFCPVVKDHSASQAEMNSLLPLHCAPHRVYLFVRECLSAVIPQELWGSDHNRINFFVKVKGFLHSGKFERLSLAELMWKMKVNDCDWTKLSKTGRVPPSELAYRTQILGQFFAWLLDGYVVGLVRACFYVTESLGKKNALRFYRQEVWTKLQDLAFRGHLLKGQMEELTPAQVASLPKDTVVSRLRFIPKADGMRPITRVVGADPKTRLYRGQVRDLLDMLRACVRSTPSLQGFTVWGLADIHKVLCRVAPAQKEKPQSLYFVKVDVSGAYESLPHDKLMEVITQALAPVQDKFFTIRRYSKIWKDSHEGLKKAFVRQANYQEDNMSSTNMKGFLMALQGSGKVHHSILVEQNFSSDLLGREALKFFSRMLTGGVVKHGKKTYRQCRGIPQGSVVSTLLCCLCYGHMENALFKDSAESRGCLMRLVDDFLLITPDQHKAEAFLKIFLAGVPQYGVVVNPQKVAVNFEVSASVGSCPGIRVMPSHCLFPWCGLLLDTRSLDVYKDYSSYAGLSLRYSLTLGSFHSAGQQMRRKLIAVLRLNCRCLFLDLKVNSLETVYKNIYKLVLLHACRFHVCAQSLPFGQMVAKNPAYFLQMIWDMAQFTNKTIRLSNKGVILGSSAQTGIVQYEAVELLFCLSFVLVLSQHRSQYKDLLQRLHKRKRSLERRLGDLRLARVRQAATPRIPTDFLAIRM, encoded by the exons ATGTCTTCCAGCGATTTTTCGGCTGTGCTGGACATCCTGCGCGTGCTGTATCAGCACGTCCAGACTCTGGAGGAGTTTGCGGACGGTATCGTGTTCAGAGAGGGACGCAGGGCGGCTCTGGTGGAGCCGTCGGACACGAGCCGCTTCAAGACGTTCGTCAGGAGCGTGTTCGTCTGCTTTGACAAGGAGCTGCAGCAAACCCCGAGCTGCAACCAG ATCAGCACCCTGCCTGAACTCCTGGCCTTTGTTGTGAACAatctgaaaaggaagaaaaagaggaacgTCTTGGCCCATGGCTACCACTTTCTGTCACTGGCTCAGGAGGATCGGGATGCAGACACCTTTAAATTCCAAGGAGATGTAACTCAAAGCGCTGCTTATATCCATGGCAGCGACCTCTGGAAGAGAATCACCATTCGCCTTGGCACAGACATCACGCGCTACCTTTTGGAAAGCTGCTCCGTGTTTGTGGCAGTTCCTCCTTCGTGCGCTTTCCAAGTGTGTGGTGGTCCAGTCCATGACCGAGTGTCCATAACCACCACACCCAGTGGGTTTTGTCTACAGTCCAAGTACAGGCGACACATCACAATGCATCGAGGGTTAACGACCTCCAAAAAAGGAAACACTGTTGAGAATCGTGTTGaaagcaggaagaagaggagagcagctgccagaattgagaaaaagaaaaggaagagagaagCTGATCAAAGTGACGAGGCAACTTCGAGAAAGAGAAGACGTGTTTCATATGGAAAACACGGAGTGGAAATCCAACAAGAGGAAACACAGACCAAGTCTGCGTGCTCAACGCCATCGATTAAACCTGTGGAAACCAGTGCTGTGAGTTTCAAGCCTTCcgttgaagcagcagcagcagcagcagcccagcaTGTCGTAGAAGGAGGTCCCAGTTGGAGATCAGGAATCTTCCCCCCTTTGCCACCGTCCCATTGTTTTATTCGCACGCTGGGACTCCTGTATGGAGGCAGGGGCCTCCGCGGCTTCCttctaaacagaaaaaagaagactgCTGATGGTACCGCGAGGCTGCAAGGGAAAGACTTGATCAGAATAGTGTTCTTTGAGGGACTGGCTTATTTAAATGGACTGCAGAGGAAGCCGAAGAAGCCCCCCCGGCGCTTTTTCAACATGATCCCCCTGTTCAATCAGCTCTTAAAATGGCACAAAATGTGTCCATACAGCAAAATCCTGCAGAGATTCTGCCCTGTGGTCAAAGATCACAGTGCAAGCCAAGCAGAAATGAACTCCCTCCTGCCTCTGCACTGTGCTCCTCACCGTGTCTACCTGTTTGTCAGAGAATGTCTGTCCGCTGTGATCCCACAGGAGCTGTGGGGCTCCGATCACAACCGAATTAATTTCTTCGTCAAGGTCAAAGGCTTTCTGCACAGTGGCAAGTTTGAGAGGCTATCACTGGCAGAGCTGATGTGGAAAATGAAGGTGAATGATTGCGATTGGACAAAGCTCAGCAAGACGG GTCGAGTCCCACCCAGTGAGCTCGCTTATCGGACACAGATCCTGGGTCAGTTCTTCGCCTGGCTTCTTGATGGATATGTCGTGGGGCTTGTGAGAGCGTGTTTTTATGTCACAGAGAGTCTGGGGAAGAAAAATGCCCTCAGGTTTTACAGACAAGAAGTGTGGACCAAACTGCAAGACTTAGCATTCAG AGGCCATCTTTTGAAAGGCCAGATGGAGGAGTTGACTCCAGCTCAGGTGGCATCCCTTCCCAAGGACACAGTCGTCTCCCGTCTCCGCTTCATTCCCAAAGCTGATGGCATGAGGCCAATCACCCGAGTCGTGGGAGCAGATCCCAAAACACGG CTCTACAGAGGGCAAGTCAGAGACTTGCTGGATATGTTGCGAGCCTGCGTGCGTTCTACTCCATCCCTACAAGGCTTCACTGTCTGGGGGTTGGCGGATATCCACAAGGTTTTGTGCAGAGTCGCGCCAGCTCAAAAAGAGAAACCGCAATCCCTGTACTTTGTGAAA GTGGATGTGAGCGGAGCCTATGAGAGCCTCCCGCATGACAAACTCATGGAGGTCATCACCCAGGCCCTGGCGCCCGTCCAGGACAAATTCTTCACCATCCGGCGCTACTCCAAAATCTGGAAGGATTCCCACGAAGGCCTGAAAAAGGCCTTTGTGAGACAG GCTAATTATCAGGAAGATAACATGAGCTCCACCAACATGAAGGGATTCCTGATGGCGCTGCAGGGTTCTGGCAAAGTTCATCACTCCATCCTGGTTGAGCAG aATTTCAGCTCCGATCTCCTGGGCAGAGAAGCACTGAAGTTCTTTTCTCGGATGTTAACCGGCGGTGTGGTTAAGCATGGGAAAAA GACATACCGCCAGTGCCGAGGGATCCCTCAGGGCTCGGTGgtctccaccctgctctgctgtctctgctaCGGCCATATGGAAAACGCCCTCTTCAAAGATTCTGCTGAAAGCCGAGG GTGTTTGATGAGACTGGTGGACGACTTTCTTCTGATCACACCAGACCAACACAAGGCGGAAGCCTTTCTGAA GATCTTCCTGGCTGGCGTCCCGCAGTACGGCGTGGTGGTAAACCCACAAAAGGTGGCCGTCAACTTTGAAGTGTCGGCGAGCGTGGGCTCCTGTCCCGGCATCCGCGTGATGCCTTCCCACTGCCTCTTCCCCTGGTGTGGGCTACTGCTGGACACCCGCTCCCTGGATGTCTACAAAGACTATTCTAG CTACGCAGGCCTGTCTCTCCGCTACAGCCTCACTTTAGGCTCCTTCCACTCCGCCGGACAGCAAATGAGGAGGAAGCTGATCGCGGTGCTGAGGCTCAATTGCCgctgcttgtttttggacttGAAG GTCAATTCTCTTGAGACGGTCTACAAGAACATCTACAAGCTGGTGCTGCTGCATGCATGCAG GTTTCATGTTTGTGCCCAGAGTTTGCCCTTTGGTCAGATGGTTGCTAAGAACCCTGCTTACTTCCTGCAGATGATCTGGGACATGGCGCAGTTCACCAACAAGACCATCAGGCTGAGCAACAAAG GAGTGATCTTAGGTAGCAGTGCGCAGACGGGCATCGTGCAATATGAAGCGGTCGAGCTGCTGTTTTGTCTGTCTTTCGTGCTCGTGCTGTCACAACATCGCTCCCAATATAAAGATCTGCTCCAGCGCCTGCACAAAC GAAAGCGCAGCCTGGAGCGCCGCCTTGGGGATCTGCGGCTGGCCAGGGTCCGGCAGGCCGCAACCCCCAGGATCCCCACTGACTTCCTAGCCATCCGAATGTAG
- the LOC115409762 gene encoding sodium-dependent neutral amino acid transporter B(0)AT3-like yields the protein MDKTKDSGLEERPKWDNKVQYLLACIGFAVGLGNVWRFPYLCQIYGGGAFLIPYLIALVFEGLPLLYLEMAIGQRLRRGSIGIWTAISPLLGGVGIGSMMVSLLVGLFYNTILAWVLWYFFHSFQNPLPWSQCPLSANRTPYDDECERSTPVNYFWYRKTLNISSDIEISGSLHPPMVIFQLAAWCILYVCYIKGIKSVGKALYVTVTFPYLVLTIFLIRALILPGATDGLVYLFTPDWEILKNPQVWLDAATQIFFSLSLGFGGLIAFSSYNDEKNNCERDVVLVGVINGATSLYASIPIFAILGFKATSNFDRCLKQNIQLLTNHFDIADQNMTIENYQELYDHLNQTQPSEVAGLGLQECNLQTFLDQSASGTGLAFIVFTQAVVEMPGSQVWAVLFFIMLFSLGLSSMFGNLQGILTPLSDLNMIPKWIPNEAVTGLICLVSFAVSLIFTLGSGNYWVEVFNGYVGSVPLLIIAFFEITGVIYGRGIKTFSDDIYHMTGRQPNIYWKACWMVISPLLLLVVLIAYVVLQAQILPSYPAWNPDYELFPQTELKQYPGWVVAIIVLLCVVPVISIPAVAVYKLIGRFRTSSTAANFHPHGNDAFEIEM from the exons ATGGACAAAACAAAAGATTCTGGACTAGAGGAGAGACCAAAGTGGGATAATAAGGTTCAGTACCTGCTCGCATGTATCGGCTTCGCAGTGGGACTTGGAAACGTGTGGAGGTTTCCCTATCTATGCCAAATCTatggaggag gtgcGTTCCTCATCCCCTACCTGATAGCGCTGGTGTTTGAGGGTCTCCCGCTGCTTTATCTGGAGATGGCGATAGGTCAGAGGCTTCGCAGGGGCAGCATCGGCATCTGGACCGCCATTTCCCCATTGCTGGGTGGAGTCG GCATTGGCTCCATGATGGTATCGCTCCTAGTGGGCCTCTTCTACAACACCATCCTGGCCTGGGTGCTCTGGTACTTCTTTCACTCTTTTCAAAACCCGCTGCCGTGGAGCCAGTGTCCACTCAGTGCCAACCGAACAC CTTATGATGATGAATGTGAGAGGAGCACACCAGTGAATTACTTCTGGTACCGCAAAACCCTGAACATCTCATCCGACATTGAAATCAGTGGCTCCTTACATCCTCCAATGGTCATCTTTCAGTTAGCTGCCTGGTGTATTCTCTACGTATGCTACATCAAAGGCATCAAGTCAGTGGGAAAG GCTTTGTATGTGACAGTCACCTTTCCATACCTGGTGCTGACGATATTCCTGATCCGTGCGCTCATTCTGCCTGGAGCGACTGATGGACTGGTGTATCTCTTCACGCCAGAT TGGGAGATATTGAAGAATCCACAGGTGTGGCTGGACGCTGCcacacagattttcttctcGCTTTCTCTGGGATTTGGAGGACTTATAGCCTTTTCAAGCTACAATGATGAGAA GAACAACTGTGAAAGAGATGTCGTTCTTGTGGGAGTAATAAATGGCGCCACATCTCTGTATGCCTCCATTCCTATTTTTGCCATCCTGGGATTTAAGGCCACCAGTAACTTCGACCGATGTCTGAAACA GAACATCCAGCTTCTGACAAACCACTTTGACATCGCAGACCAGAACATGACAATAGAAAACTACCAGGAGTTGTATGATCATCTCAATCAAACACAACCATCAGAAGTTGCTGGTTTGGGACTGCAGGAGTGCAACCTCCAAACATTCCTTGACCAG AGTGCATCAGGCACTGGCCTGGCTTTCATTGTGTTCACCCAGGCGGTGGTAGAAATGCCAGGCTCACAGGTTTGGGCCGTGCTGTTCTTCATCATGCTCTTCAGCCTGGGTCTCTCCTCCATGTTTGGAAACTTACAGGGTATACTCACGCCTCTTAGTGACTTGAATATGATTCCCAAATGGATCCCAAATGAGGCTGTAACAG gGCTCATCTGCTTGGTATCATTCGCGGTTTCGCTCATCTTCACCCTGGGTTCAGGGAACTACTGGGTGGAGGTCTTTAACGGCTATGTGGGCTCAGTGCCTCTGCTCATCATCGCATTTTTTGAGATTACGGGAGTCATATATGGACGTGGGATAAAAAC TTTCAGTGACGACATCTATCACATGACTGGACGGCAACCAAACATTTACTGGAAGGCGTGCTGGATGGTGATCAGTCCTTTACTTCTCCTGGTGGTGCTAATAGCCTATGTGGTCTTGCAAGCGCAGATACTGCCTTCCTATCCTGCATGGAACCCTGATTAT GAATTGTTCcctcaaactgaactgaagcaaTATCCAGGCTGGGTGGTTGCCATCATCGTCCTCCTGTGCGTTGTGCCCGTAATCTCCATCCCTGCGGTGGCCGTCTACAAACTGATTGGTCGATTCAGAACTTCATCCACTGCCGCAAACTTCCATCCCCACGGCAACGACGCCTTTGAGATTGAAATGTAG